A single region of the Palaemon carinicauda isolate YSFRI2023 chromosome 17, ASM3689809v2, whole genome shotgun sequence genome encodes:
- the LOC137656449 gene encoding uncharacterized protein, producing the protein MGKGHDEMNQLIGFRLDRMIKPEDSPGDPQLHGFSDASESALGSSLEERFTELSSDWNRLVRITAYCHRLLLQQDLENCQSHLEPKEIQEAELALFYASQKSLKNQDEVNHKQTKKLDQKLDEKGILRIGGRLHKLHLPYEQRHPVLLVRNSSLAEAFAQMIHRCTGHKGYRVAIALAFKRGVYIIGGARLFQDIAFKCCFCRTRRHLLLGQQMGELPNFRGESNTPTPFSRVALDFFGPIKIKLTHNTSTEGTIMIITCTVTRVISLELVDSLSSDAFLCAWRRFTCNHVIHPVLAVSDRGRNFIRAQEKLQK; encoded by the exons ATGGGAAAGGGACATGATGAAATGAATCAACTAATTGGATTTAGACTAGATCGGATGATAAAGCCAGAAGATTCTCCAGGAGACCCTCAACTTCATGGATTTAGTGATGCCAGTGAATCTGCCCTAGGATCT AGTTTAGAGGAAAGATTTACAGAACTCTCTTCAGACTGGAATAGACTTGTACGAATAACTGCTTACTGCCACCGTTTGCTATTACAACAAGACCTAGAAAACTGTCAAAGTCATCTAGAACCTAAAGAAATACAAGAAGCAGAACTGGCTTTATTTTATGCAAGCCAAAAGtctttaaaaaatcaagatgaaGTTAATCATAAACAAACTAAAAAGCTTGACCAAAAGTTGGACGAAAAAGGCATTTTAAGAATTGGAGGCAGACTACATAAGCTCCATTTACCCTACGAGCAGAGGCATCCAGTTTTATTGGTGAGGAATTCTTCCCTGGCTGAAGCATTCGCTCAGATGATTCATCGATGTACAGGTCACAAAGGATATAGAGTCGCAATTGCTTTAGCTTTTAAGCGCGGAGTTTACATTATTGGAGGAGCAAGATTATTTCAGGACATTGCTTTCAAGTGTTGTTTCTGCAGAACCAGACGTCACCTATTGTTGGGCCAACAGATGGGGGAACTGCCAAATTTCAGAGGTGAATCCAATACCCCCACCCCCTTTAGCAGAGTGGCATTAGATTTCTTTGGCCCTATCAAAATAAAGTTAACTCATAATACAAGCACTGAAGGAACTATAATGATCATAACTTGTACCGTCACTCGTGTCATTTCTCTTGAACTGGTCGATTCATTGTCTTCAGATGCTTTTCTCTGTGCTTGGAGAAGATTTACTTGTAATCATGTAATCCATCCAGTTTTGGCAGTAAGTGACAGAGGACGAAATTTCATAAGGGCTCAAGAGAAATTGCAGAAGTGA